In the Engystomops pustulosus chromosome 2, aEngPut4.maternal, whole genome shotgun sequence genome, one interval contains:
- the BAK1 gene encoding bcl-2 homologous antagonist/killer isoform X1, which translates to MATGGGEDSPDVAIRPDVVEKEEQQAEAVFLSYTFHMSAMRSENGDSRPLNGEIEDARQTNREYDKVGRQLATIGDDIYKRYETTFDNFLKDLDPNLENAYEIFKKIASSVFETGVNWGRILTLLGFGYRMALYIWKKGQHGFLKKIAQCLARYIVESRIAQWIAKQGGWNAVLKLTNESIKYVLMALGIVLILQFVMRRVSSLDR; encoded by the exons atggCAACTGGAGGTGGAGAAGACAGTCCTGATGTAGCTATACGTCCAGATGTAGTTGAGAAAGAAG AGCAGCAAGCAGAGGCTGTTTTTCTCAGTTACACATTCCATATGAGTGCAATGAGAAGTGAAAATGGAGATTCAAGACCTCTTAATGGTGAAATAGAAGATGCAAGGCAAACAAATCG TGAATATGACAAAGTGGGAAGGCAGTTAGCTACAATTGGTGATGATATATATAAGCGGTATGAGACAACTTTTGATAATTTCCTTAAAGACCTGGACCCCAACCTCGAAAATGCTTATGAAATCTTCAAAAAAATAGCTTCCAG TGTTTTTGAAACAGGAGTAAACTGGGGACGCATTTTAACCCTACTTGGATTTGGATATCGGATGGCGCTTTACATTTGGAAGAAAGGACaacatggatttttaaagaaaattgctCAGTGCCTTGCTAGATATATAGTGGAAAGTAGAATTGCTCAATGGATAGCCAAACAAGGGGGTTGG AATGCTGTGCTTAAACTTACAAATGAAAGCATTAAGTATGTGCTTATGGCTTTGGGAATTGTTCTGATCCTACAATTTGTGATGCGTCGTGTATCATCACTCGACCGCTGA
- the BAK1 gene encoding bcl-2 homologous antagonist/killer isoform X2, producing the protein MSAMRSENGDSRPLNGEIEDARQTNREYDKVGRQLATIGDDIYKRYETTFDNFLKDLDPNLENAYEIFKKIASSVFETGVNWGRILTLLGFGYRMALYIWKKGQHGFLKKIAQCLARYIVESRIAQWIAKQGGWNAVLKLTNESIKYVLMALGIVLILQFVMRRVSSLDR; encoded by the exons ATGAGTGCAATGAGAAGTGAAAATGGAGATTCAAGACCTCTTAATGGTGAAATAGAAGATGCAAGGCAAACAAATCG TGAATATGACAAAGTGGGAAGGCAGTTAGCTACAATTGGTGATGATATATATAAGCGGTATGAGACAACTTTTGATAATTTCCTTAAAGACCTGGACCCCAACCTCGAAAATGCTTATGAAATCTTCAAAAAAATAGCTTCCAG TGTTTTTGAAACAGGAGTAAACTGGGGACGCATTTTAACCCTACTTGGATTTGGATATCGGATGGCGCTTTACATTTGGAAGAAAGGACaacatggatttttaaagaaaattgctCAGTGCCTTGCTAGATATATAGTGGAAAGTAGAATTGCTCAATGGATAGCCAAACAAGGGGGTTGG AATGCTGTGCTTAAACTTACAAATGAAAGCATTAAGTATGTGCTTATGGCTTTGGGAATTGTTCTGATCCTACAATTTGTGATGCGTCGTGTATCATCACTCGACCGCTGA